A portion of the Saccharospirillaceae bacterium genome contains these proteins:
- the lptG gene encoding LPS export ABC transporter permease LptG, translating to MNRLDQYVARNVLFASLMVVLVIVGLDGIFGLVDELGRLKGDYQFVEALQFIGMRLPRRAYEYMPMACLIGCLAGLGTMAANSELTVMRAAGISVGRISLAVMKPVALLMVISMLIAEYAIPSLERIAQSQRAVAQGKAETLSNKGRGYWHREGNEFMRFTAIEPNGVLHGLTLYQFDDGARLQRIRSAKRAIYQREQWLMEQVTDISVADERTSKQTFNNLIWKTGLTPESLNVVMVQPRDMSISNLYRYTRYLESQGLNADNYLLSFWRKVSQPLGTFALVVLGISFIFGPLRAVTPGYRIFSGILVGLVYKYAEELLAPASIVFGFEPVWASVIPIVGCFSIGFWMLRKAG from the coding sequence GTGAATCGTTTGGATCAATACGTCGCCCGAAATGTACTGTTTGCCAGCCTGATGGTTGTGCTGGTCATTGTTGGTCTTGACGGTATTTTTGGACTGGTGGATGAATTAGGGCGGCTGAAAGGTGATTATCAGTTCGTCGAAGCATTGCAGTTTATTGGTATGCGTTTGCCTCGTCGTGCTTACGAATATATGCCAATGGCTTGTTTGATTGGCTGTTTAGCAGGCCTTGGGACTATGGCGGCTAACAGTGAACTGACGGTGATGCGGGCAGCGGGTATTTCCGTCGGCCGCATTTCTCTGGCGGTCATGAAGCCGGTGGCGTTATTAATGGTTATCAGCATGTTGATTGCTGAATACGCCATTCCATCTCTTGAACGCATTGCTCAATCTCAACGTGCCGTGGCTCAGGGAAAAGCCGAGACTCTCAGTAACAAAGGACGAGGTTATTGGCATCGTGAAGGCAATGAGTTTATGCGCTTTACGGCCATTGAACCTAACGGTGTGCTTCATGGGCTGACACTCTATCAGTTTGATGATGGCGCCCGATTGCAGCGTATTCGCAGTGCCAAGCGTGCGATTTATCAGCGTGAACAGTGGTTAATGGAACAGGTTACCGATATTTCAGTCGCCGACGAGCGAACGTCGAAACAAACTTTCAACAACCTCATCTGGAAAACCGGTCTGACGCCTGAAAGTCTTAATGTGGTGATGGTTCAGCCGCGGGATATGTCGATCTCGAATCTCTATCGTTACACCCGTTACCTGGAAAGCCAGGGGCTGAATGCAGACAACTATTTGCTATCGTTCTGGCGTAAAGTATCCCAACCACTAGGCACATTTGCTCTGGTGGTATTAGGGATTTCGTTTATTTTTGGTCCATTGCGGGCGGTGACACCAGGTTATCGCATCTTCTCAGGCATTCTTGTGGGGCTGGTATACAAATACGCAGAAGAGTTGTTAGCTCCTGCCAGTATTGTGTTCGGTTTTGAGCCGGTATGGGCCAGTGTCATACCAATTGTCGGATGTTTCAGCATTGGCTTTTGGATGTTGCGTAAGGCAGGTTAG
- a CDS encoding AraC family transcriptional regulator, with protein sequence MSGTALWTESSEKLIAAHWQPALLIDMLVARDISSHRVLRGTGIFYDDLGAGEQRLSADQLLQLIKNAQQLEQDHDLSFRWGASALPGHCGCYSQLLTSAENLQQFIDILGQYRRVFSPLLTPRIYQDADNLYLHWIPATGLAEHHTFLIEMTMTAVVAASRWLHDERLPWRFAFSHEQPTYVEQYQLNLGDHLQFGAGIDVMMIEKCWLNKPFLRRASQMTMTLTARRVLQRECEQHWNDSLAAPFMAEAVYRWLMARIQRSPGLEVAAEAFFMSPATFKRKLKKHNTSFQQLQDQARLHTSLYLFHVNGWSNERVAQFLNFNDTTNFRRAFKRWSGLTPSASKLRFCF encoded by the coding sequence ATGAGCGGTACGGCTTTATGGACGGAATCGAGTGAGAAATTGATTGCTGCTCATTGGCAACCCGCTTTGTTAATCGACATGCTGGTGGCTCGTGATATCAGTAGTCACCGGGTTTTACGCGGTACCGGAATTTTTTATGATGACCTTGGAGCCGGTGAGCAGCGGTTGTCTGCTGATCAGTTGTTGCAGCTAATTAAAAATGCGCAGCAATTGGAACAGGATCATGATCTCAGCTTTCGCTGGGGAGCCAGCGCCTTGCCTGGCCACTGTGGTTGTTATAGCCAATTGCTGACGAGTGCTGAAAATCTGCAACAATTTATTGATATTCTTGGTCAGTATCGACGGGTATTTTCGCCTCTGTTAACACCGCGTATTTATCAGGATGCAGACAATCTGTACCTCCATTGGATTCCGGCTACTGGCTTAGCTGAACACCACACCTTCCTGATCGAGATGACCATGACTGCCGTGGTTGCCGCGAGTCGCTGGTTGCATGACGAACGCTTGCCCTGGCGGTTTGCCTTCAGTCATGAACAGCCAACATATGTTGAGCAATATCAATTAAATCTTGGCGACCATCTTCAGTTTGGTGCGGGTATCGACGTAATGATGATCGAGAAGTGTTGGTTGAATAAACCATTCTTGCGCCGGGCCAGTCAAATGACCATGACACTAACTGCGCGACGGGTACTGCAACGGGAATGTGAGCAACACTGGAATGACTCGCTGGCGGCGCCATTTATGGCAGAGGCGGTTTATCGGTGGTTAATGGCAAGGATTCAGCGTTCGCCCGGACTTGAGGTCGCCGCCGAGGCATTCTTCATGAGTCCGGCGACGTTTAAACGTAAGTTAAAAAAACACAACACCAGCTTCCAGCAATTGCAGGATCAGGCGAGATTGCACACCAGTTTGTATTTATTTCATGTCAATGGCTGGAGTAATGAGCGGGTAGCGCAATTTCTGAACTTTAACGACACCACGAATTTTCGTCGTGCTTTTAAACGCTGGAGTGGACTGACCCCCAGCGCCAGTAAATTACGTTTCTGTTTCTGA
- the lptF gene encoding LPS export ABC transporter permease LptF → MILFRYLARELAGSMFAVTTVLLMILMSGRLIRQLASAAAGEVSLEIVFFTLLLRLPSFLEMILPLALFISILLTYGRLYAESEMTVLTATGFSNRRLLGYTMIPAAALTLLVASFTLYLSPWGAQKMEELYKKQSQLTEFELLAPGRFQSTEKGSRVTYAERLSDDKSEMRNVFIADGTSLLVAKRGTQYVSDETGSRFLELHDGKRYDVTPGQLAMQSLDFELYGVKIADEPEARRKLRKEAVPTMDLIGSDNPKHQGQLRWRISLILMVPIVTLIAFPLSKVNPRQGKFAKLFPAIVLFMLYISLIIGLVGMIEKGRIPADGAIWGLHFVYLMIGVGLMLVPEWMRRYKVRQL, encoded by the coding sequence TTGATTTTATTTCGATACCTGGCCAGGGAGCTGGCTGGTTCTATGTTTGCAGTGACCACGGTGTTGCTGATGATCCTGATGAGTGGTCGATTGATCCGCCAGCTGGCATCCGCTGCCGCTGGTGAAGTCTCTTTGGAGATCGTATTCTTTACTTTATTACTGCGCCTTCCTTCGTTTCTGGAAATGATCCTGCCGCTGGCATTATTTATTTCAATTCTGCTCACCTACGGTCGTTTGTACGCTGAAAGTGAAATGACGGTGTTAACCGCAACGGGTTTCTCCAACCGTCGTTTGTTGGGTTACACCATGATTCCTGCAGCAGCACTAACGTTATTAGTTGCCTCTTTTACTCTGTATCTGAGCCCATGGGGTGCTCAGAAAATGGAAGAGTTGTATAAAAAACAATCACAACTGACCGAGTTTGAATTATTGGCTCCCGGACGTTTCCAAAGTACCGAAAAAGGTTCACGCGTCACCTACGCAGAACGTTTATCGGACGATAAATCGGAAATGCGCAATGTATTTATCGCCGATGGAACATCATTGCTGGTAGCGAAACGGGGTACCCAATACGTCAGTGACGAAACCGGATCACGTTTTCTTGAGCTGCATGATGGTAAGCGCTATGACGTCACTCCAGGGCAACTGGCGATGCAAAGTCTGGATTTCGAATTATACGGAGTCAAAATTGCGGATGAACCTGAAGCACGGCGGAAATTGCGTAAGGAAGCAGTACCGACCATGGACCTGATTGGTTCTGATAACCCAAAACATCAGGGGCAATTGCGCTGGCGTATCTCGTTAATTCTTATGGTGCCCATTGTCACCCTGATTGCTTTTCCATTGTCGAAAGTGAATCCGCGTCAGGGAAAGTTCGCCAAATTATTTCCTGCCATTGTTCTGTTTATGTTGTATATCTCATTGATTATTGGTCTGGTTGGTATGATCGAAAAGGGCAGAATCCCGGCGGATGGTGCAATCTGGGGATTACATTTCGTTTATCTGATGATTGGCGTTGGGTTGATGCTGGTGCCTGAATGGATGCGTCGTTATAAGGTGAGACAGCTGTGA
- a CDS encoding leucyl aminopeptidase, translating to MQYRVSQNSATDVQASCIVVTLDQTGKLSEAAEAINNAANGFLQARINAGDISGKLAETLLLPGVDGIRAERVLLVGSGDKPQTTETALKVLNAIAAASAKLPGSVALSIDNLVSEEVSESWLAEQTAMAYGRSQYRFTATKPQNDTDKAEKTTEHIIWLGNAVSSQLEKGEAIAQGVNYARDLGNLPGNICTPNYLAEEAEKLAENPAIETIIIDEDQMEAMGAGAFVSVAKGSIEPGKLIIMKYSGADNPDDAPHIILGKGITFDTGGISLKPGAKMDEMKYDMCGAASVLGTMQAVVSLQPKVNIIGMITSAENMPSGHASKPGDVVTSLSGKTIEILNTDAEGRLVLCDALTYGIDNFKPASVVDIATLTGACMAALGAVNSGLFTQDEGLANELQQAALHSRDKVWRLPLEDDYQELLDTNFADMANIGGPLAGATTAACFLARFTEGTPWAHLDIAGTAWGGAGKTKGASGRPVALLVNYLLNK from the coding sequence ATGCAATATCGGGTTTCCCAGAATTCTGCCACCGACGTCCAGGCGAGCTGTATTGTCGTCACTCTCGACCAGACAGGCAAGCTATCTGAAGCTGCAGAGGCAATAAATAACGCTGCAAACGGTTTTTTACAGGCTCGGATCAATGCCGGAGATATCAGCGGCAAACTGGCAGAAACTCTACTACTGCCTGGTGTCGACGGTATCCGTGCAGAACGTGTACTGCTGGTTGGCAGTGGCGATAAACCACAAACCACCGAAACTGCGCTCAAAGTCCTCAATGCCATAGCCGCCGCGAGTGCCAAATTGCCTGGGTCCGTGGCGCTCAGTATCGACAATCTGGTCAGCGAAGAAGTCAGTGAGTCCTGGTTAGCTGAGCAAACAGCGATGGCCTATGGCCGCAGCCAATACCGTTTCACTGCTACCAAGCCACAAAACGATACCGACAAGGCAGAGAAAACAACCGAACACATTATCTGGTTGGGTAATGCTGTAAGCAGCCAGCTGGAAAAAGGTGAGGCCATCGCCCAAGGGGTGAATTACGCTCGCGATCTCGGTAATCTGCCAGGAAATATTTGTACCCCAAACTACCTCGCTGAAGAAGCTGAAAAGCTGGCAGAGAATCCCGCCATTGAGACCATCATTATCGATGAAGATCAGATGGAAGCGATGGGTGCTGGCGCCTTCGTATCCGTTGCCAAGGGTTCCATTGAACCGGGTAAGCTGATCATTATGAAATACTCCGGGGCCGATAACCCTGACGACGCACCTCACATCATCCTTGGCAAGGGCATCACATTTGATACCGGTGGCATCAGCCTCAAGCCGGGCGCTAAGATGGATGAAATGAAATACGACATGTGCGGCGCGGCTTCGGTTCTGGGCACCATGCAGGCAGTGGTTTCACTGCAACCTAAAGTAAACATCATTGGCATGATCACCAGTGCTGAGAACATGCCATCAGGGCACGCTTCCAAACCGGGGGATGTAGTAACCAGCTTGTCGGGGAAAACCATCGAAATTCTTAACACGGACGCAGAGGGTCGTCTGGTCCTGTGTGATGCACTGACCTACGGTATCGATAACTTCAAACCTGCATCCGTCGTTGATATCGCCACATTGACCGGTGCCTGCATGGCGGCACTGGGGGCTGTGAATTCTGGTCTCTTTACTCAGGATGAGGGGCTGGCAAATGAGCTGCAGCAGGCAGCACTGCATTCGCGTGATAAAGTCTGGCGGCTACCACTGGAAGACGATTATCAGGAGTTACTGGATACCAATTTTGCCGACATGGCCAACATTGGTGGCCCGCTGGCTGGCGCAACAACGGCAGCCTGCTTCCTGGCACGTTTCACCGAAGGTACTCCATGGGCTCATCTGGATATCGCTGGCACTGCCTGGGGTGGCGCAGGCAAAACCAAAGGTGCCAGCGGCCGTCCGGTTGCTTTGCTGGTAAATTACTTACTGAATAAATAG
- the pdxH gene encoding pyridoxamine 5'-phosphate oxidase, whose product MVDIADIRKEYTQGRLDEETCAPDPVTQFHAWFEQYRETEPAEPTVMTLASCDQNGQPWQRIVLLKGYDHEGFVFFTNYESNKGQQLGDNGKASLHFFWIDMERQVQIQGEVEKISREEAEQYFHSRPRESQLGAWASAQSRPLENRQQLEDKFAAVSDQFEGQTVPLPDFWGGYRIKPLRMEFWQGGAHRLHDRVEYITDGNGGWHKQRLSP is encoded by the coding sequence ATGGTGGATATCGCTGATATACGTAAGGAATACACGCAAGGCAGGTTGGACGAAGAAACCTGTGCTCCCGATCCAGTTACCCAGTTCCATGCCTGGTTTGAGCAATACCGTGAGACAGAACCTGCTGAACCCACGGTGATGACGCTGGCCAGTTGTGATCAGAATGGCCAGCCCTGGCAGCGTATTGTTCTGTTAAAAGGTTATGACCATGAGGGCTTCGTATTTTTCACTAATTATGAAAGTAATAAAGGTCAGCAGCTCGGCGATAACGGAAAAGCATCATTACATTTTTTCTGGATTGACATGGAGCGTCAGGTTCAGATTCAGGGTGAGGTCGAGAAAATCTCACGGGAAGAGGCTGAGCAATATTTTCATTCCCGTCCGCGTGAAAGCCAGCTCGGTGCCTGGGCATCTGCACAAAGTCGACCGCTGGAGAATCGCCAGCAGCTGGAAGATAAGTTTGCTGCAGTATCTGATCAGTTCGAAGGTCAGACTGTACCGCTACCGGATTTTTGGGGGGGATATCGCATCAAGCCTTTGCGCATGGAATTCTGGCAGGGGGGCGCGCACCGGTTACATGATCGGGTTGAATACATTACCGACGGTAACGGAGGCTGGCATAAGCAGCGCCTGAGCCCTTAG
- a CDS encoding diguanylate cyclase: MWRTLNLHRHKLLLIGGLLVTSFTATLWIGEAKAMNAIDWLDVVGEGGSAVALAVWMILILGSRPAGRVTDLLMLGLGFMFLALWQDSIDEFIHLPNPQWWDQWLENVAMPIGIALLTYGLFHWHSEQLAINEQLRKRERVFREHRMLDRLTQIGKVDYLKKQIQSFIQRNEELPLSLLMINIDDFTAINRQFGHREGDRLLHEISEVLLLNLRDGDLICRYGGDRFAVLLPHTPPAKARVIGNELQLAVQYFAFKLRQSGATHYQRISVGMSSLLNLDSFDDEVFDGETLIRQANQSLIAKRYSEIPAAVS, encoded by the coding sequence ATGTGGCGCACTCTGAATTTACACCGACATAAATTGTTATTGATTGGTGGTTTGCTCGTGACTTCTTTTACGGCGACGTTATGGATAGGCGAAGCAAAAGCGATGAATGCTATCGATTGGCTCGACGTCGTCGGTGAAGGTGGCAGTGCTGTTGCTCTGGCAGTATGGATGATACTGATTCTGGGCAGCCGCCCTGCGGGCAGGGTCACCGATCTGCTAATGCTTGGTCTGGGTTTTATGTTCCTGGCGTTGTGGCAAGACAGCATTGATGAGTTTATTCATCTGCCCAATCCTCAGTGGTGGGATCAATGGCTGGAAAACGTGGCCATGCCGATAGGCATCGCGTTGCTGACTTATGGGTTATTTCACTGGCACAGTGAACAGCTGGCAATTAATGAGCAATTAAGAAAACGTGAGCGTGTTTTTCGCGAGCACCGCATGCTCGACCGTTTGACTCAGATTGGTAAAGTAGATTATCTGAAAAAACAAATCCAGAGTTTTATTCAGCGTAACGAAGAGTTACCGCTGTCTTTACTGATGATTAATATTGATGATTTTACCGCAATCAATCGTCAATTCGGTCACCGGGAAGGTGACAGACTGCTGCATGAAATCAGCGAAGTTTTATTACTGAATTTACGCGATGGCGATTTAATCTGTCGCTACGGCGGTGATCGGTTTGCTGTCTTGCTACCACACACACCACCGGCAAAAGCCCGTGTAATAGGCAATGAATTACAGCTGGCTGTTCAGTATTTTGCTTTTAAATTACGACAGAGCGGTGCTACACACTATCAGCGTATCAGTGTTGGTATGTCGTCATTATTGAATCTGGATAGTTTTGATGATGAGGTGTTTGATGGAGAAACATTGATTCGTCAGGCCAACCAAAGTCTGATAGCCAAACGTTACTCTGAGATTCCGGCGGCGGTGTCATGA
- a CDS encoding nitroreductase, whose translation MALSEILNSRYSVRAFKKEAVDQTTLKDIFALAQKSPSNCNVQPWKTYVVSGEQKDQLKNKLIAAVMKQQPPSPDFDWKIAYQGIHRERQFGSADALYSAMGIEREDKMKRNMAMLRNWAFFDAPHVAFFTMDKYLGIMGAVDIGIYAQTLTLLLKERGIDSCMQGALGQFPQEVREFLQLPEDAGILFGMSFGYADDNADANKARTDRAPLEEAVSFI comes from the coding sequence ATGGCACTCAGTGAAATTCTCAACAGCCGCTATTCCGTACGCGCATTTAAAAAAGAGGCGGTTGATCAGACGACCCTGAAAGATATTTTTGCACTGGCACAAAAGTCTCCCTCTAACTGCAATGTGCAGCCATGGAAAACCTATGTGGTATCCGGCGAGCAAAAAGATCAGTTAAAAAATAAACTGATTGCCGCTGTGATGAAACAACAGCCACCCTCTCCGGATTTTGATTGGAAAATTGCTTATCAGGGAATCCACCGCGAACGTCAGTTCGGCTCAGCAGATGCTCTTTACAGCGCTATGGGTATTGAGCGTGAGGATAAGATGAAACGCAACATGGCGATGCTGCGCAATTGGGCTTTTTTTGATGCACCACATGTCGCCTTTTTCACCATGGATAAATATCTGGGTATTATGGGGGCGGTCGATATTGGTATTTACGCCCAAACTCTCACGCTGCTGTTAAAAGAACGCGGTATCGACAGTTGTATGCAAGGTGCGCTGGGCCAATTTCCGCAAGAAGTGCGGGAATTTTTACAGCTGCCTGAAGACGCCGGTATATTATTTGGTATGTCATTTGGTTACGCGGACGATAACGCTGATGCCAATAAAGCCCGCACGGATCGTGCTCCATTGGAAGAAGCCGTGTCTTTCATTTAA
- a CDS encoding TonB-dependent receptor, giving the protein MSSLKNRRTMKPLAATIALLAAGMTHADGSVEGRLIDAMGKTTYTDAVVRVEELNREVLTGASGRFRLPVLPAGDYTLSVIIGGEQVKQYSVVVTDGETAKATILLNDNNDSMEEILVIGQAAQIQRALDRQRFADNVVSAINADAIGQLPDSNAAEALQRVPGLSIERDQGEGRFVRVRGISPDLNAVTVNGTQLPAPEGGRRAVALDVMPSDLISSLVVTKTLTPDMDANAIGGSIEVESLSALERDGLFYSARVEASYDQHEEQTSPAYSFTAGNTFDLSEGRRLGVAGAFSYDNRKFGSDNVETGGKWKFDDGKVEGLEEMQMREYTLERERIGAALNFDLELDASNNLYLRTLYSKYTDDEQRQLSEIAFGALEDDDGEMVFEGGERMPGATGLAEAKRELKDREETQKIVSTTFGGEHFVDDWTVEYALGYSKAEEDEPGGVEAVFELDDDVVGNEYLSNIGFSNSRKPRLIASDDFYAANSYKIDEIEQQKTLVEDKQTSFKFDITRDLFIDDNPALIKFGVKSSVRKKTQDEDVRIFKDVSDESLSSYANGKVDYEFGRFGPKISPSKVRNAINGVAAEIDEEGKMLASDDEIREDIKAAYVMGRIDIEQWRILAGVRHESTKTNLQGYSITEGDDAPATAEKIEVDNDYSHTLPALHLRYQLGDATQVRAAWTNSIARPSFEQMRPGFSSNADGDEAETGNTDLKAMESANFDLGIEHFTGAAGVISAFLFHKDVDHFIFETDLAGSGKYAATDYKEVKSFRNGEQATITGLELAFSQKLDMLPSPFDGLLLSANATFSESEARIESSKEDDGAFEIITRDIQMPNQSDLTGNFTVGYEKGALMLRLAANYKSEYLLEVQDPTEKSEDIYQAAQTQLDFSSAYTINSQWKVTFDISNLTDEPYYSYQNSEQYNAQYEDYDPTYRLGVSFHNF; this is encoded by the coding sequence ATGTCGTCTTTAAAGAATCGACGGACCATGAAACCGCTGGCCGCGACTATCGCTTTACTGGCTGCCGGAATGACTCATGCTGATGGCAGTGTCGAAGGCCGTTTGATTGATGCCATGGGCAAAACCACCTACACCGATGCGGTGGTGCGCGTCGAAGAATTAAATCGTGAAGTATTGACCGGGGCCAGTGGTCGCTTCCGCTTACCGGTATTACCTGCAGGTGATTACACGCTGTCAGTGATCATTGGTGGTGAGCAGGTGAAACAGTACAGCGTCGTGGTTACCGACGGTGAAACGGCCAAAGCGACCATTCTGTTAAACGACAACAACGACTCGATGGAAGAAATTCTGGTTATCGGTCAGGCTGCACAAATACAGCGCGCTCTGGACCGCCAGCGTTTCGCCGACAACGTCGTCAGTGCCATTAATGCCGATGCCATTGGTCAACTACCAGACAGCAACGCCGCCGAAGCCTTACAGCGAGTGCCGGGTCTGTCGATCGAACGAGACCAGGGCGAAGGCCGCTTTGTTCGTGTTCGCGGCATCAGTCCTGACCTTAATGCCGTCACCGTGAATGGTACCCAATTACCAGCACCGGAAGGCGGCCGCCGCGCCGTGGCACTGGACGTAATGCCATCGGATCTAATCAGTTCTCTGGTTGTCACGAAAACTCTGACACCTGATATGGACGCTAACGCCATTGGTGGTTCCATTGAAGTTGAAAGCCTGTCAGCACTGGAACGCGATGGTTTGTTTTACAGCGCCCGTGTGGAGGCGTCTTACGATCAGCACGAGGAACAAACCAGCCCGGCGTATTCGTTCACCGCAGGCAATACATTCGATTTGTCTGAAGGCCGCCGTTTAGGGGTTGCTGGCGCATTCAGCTATGACAATCGAAAATTCGGTTCCGATAATGTTGAGACCGGTGGTAAATGGAAATTCGATGATGGCAAAGTTGAAGGTCTCGAAGAAATGCAGATGCGTGAATACACGCTCGAGCGTGAACGTATTGGCGCAGCACTGAATTTTGATCTGGAACTGGATGCATCTAACAACTTGTATTTACGTACCCTATACAGCAAATACACAGATGATGAACAACGCCAGCTGAGTGAAATTGCCTTTGGTGCCCTGGAGGATGACGATGGTGAAATGGTGTTCGAAGGTGGTGAGCGCATGCCGGGAGCCACTGGGTTAGCAGAAGCCAAACGTGAATTAAAAGATCGTGAAGAAACTCAGAAAATTGTTTCCACGACGTTTGGTGGTGAACACTTTGTTGACGACTGGACCGTCGAATATGCGCTGGGGTATTCCAAAGCAGAAGAAGATGAGCCAGGCGGCGTTGAAGCCGTGTTTGAACTGGATGACGATGTTGTTGGCAACGAATACCTGAGTAACATCGGCTTCAGCAACAGCCGCAAACCACGTTTAATTGCCAGTGATGACTTCTATGCCGCCAACAGCTACAAAATTGATGAGATTGAACAACAAAAAACACTGGTGGAAGATAAACAAACGTCGTTTAAATTTGATATTACCCGCGATCTGTTTATTGACGACAACCCTGCCCTGATTAAATTCGGCGTAAAATCCAGTGTCCGAAAAAAGACTCAGGATGAAGACGTTCGAATTTTCAAAGATGTTTCAGACGAATCATTAAGTAGCTATGCCAACGGCAAAGTAGATTATGAATTCGGCCGATTTGGACCAAAGATTTCACCATCTAAGGTTCGCAATGCTATTAATGGTGTCGCTGCAGAGATTGATGAAGAAGGAAAAATGCTGGCTTCTGATGATGAAATAAGAGAAGACATCAAAGCCGCTTATGTTATGGGCCGGATTGATATTGAGCAATGGCGTATTCTCGCCGGAGTTCGCCATGAAAGCACCAAGACCAACCTGCAAGGCTATTCCATCACAGAGGGTGATGATGCACCGGCGACGGCAGAGAAGATTGAAGTCGATAATGACTACAGCCATACCCTGCCCGCATTACACCTTCGCTATCAGCTGGGTGACGCGACACAGGTACGTGCCGCCTGGACCAACTCAATCGCCCGTCCATCTTTTGAACAAATGCGCCCTGGATTTTCGTCCAATGCCGATGGCGATGAAGCAGAAACCGGTAACACCGATCTGAAAGCGATGGAGTCGGCCAACTTCGATTTAGGTATTGAGCACTTTACCGGCGCTGCTGGAGTGATTTCTGCTTTTCTGTTTCACAAAGACGTTGATCACTTTATTTTCGAAACCGACCTGGCTGGTAGCGGAAAATACGCAGCAACTGACTATAAAGAAGTTAAGTCGTTCCGTAACGGCGAGCAGGCAACCATCACCGGCCTCGAACTGGCATTCTCGCAAAAGCTCGACATGCTGCCATCACCGTTTGACGGCCTGCTGCTTTCCGCAAACGCCACATTCAGCGAATCTGAAGCCCGTATCGAAAGCAGTAAAGAAGATGACGGTGCCTTTGAAATTATTACACGCGATATCCAGATGCCCAATCAATCTGATCTGACTGGCAACTTTACCGTGGGTTATGAAAAAGGCGCATTAATGTTACGTCTCGCGGCCAACTATAAATCGGAATACCTACTGGAAGTTCAGGACCCAACAGAGAAAAGTGAAGATATATACCAAGCGGCTCAGACCCAGTTAGATTTCAGTTCTGCTTATACGATTAACTCGCAGTGGAAGGTAACGTTTGATATATCCAACCTGACCGATGAACCGTACTACAGCTACCAAAATAGCGAACAATATAATGCCCAATATGAAGACTACGACCCAACCTACCGTCTGGGTGTGAGCTTCCATAACTTCTGA
- a CDS encoding RDD family protein, whose product MSDTNYPTAPLSRRLAAMIYDGLILIALYIMAGFAVVAVIKATNNNQFPGELPAAVNLSLMFIIAFFYYSDSWRRRNGQTVGMKAWGLKLVNDNGGRLQLSQCMLRVGTGFFSLAVFGLGFLWALIDKKQRSWHDIASVSHQVFIPKEMRQKS is encoded by the coding sequence ATGTCTGATACCAACTATCCAACGGCACCGCTAAGCCGGCGTCTGGCCGCAATGATCTACGATGGTCTGATTTTAATTGCACTTTATATTATGGCGGGATTTGCGGTGGTCGCTGTGATTAAGGCTACCAATAATAATCAGTTCCCCGGAGAACTTCCGGCCGCTGTTAATTTGTCCTTGATGTTTATCATCGCTTTCTTTTACTACAGCGATTCCTGGCGTCGCCGCAATGGACAAACCGTTGGAATGAAAGCCTGGGGGCTGAAGTTAGTCAACGATAACGGCGGCCGATTGCAACTCAGCCAATGCATGTTGAGAGTAGGAACCGGTTTCTTTTCCCTGGCCGTCTTCGGCCTGGGTTTTCTCTGGGCATTAATCGACAAAAAACAACGTAGCTGGCACGACATTGCATCCGTTAGCCACCAGGTTTTTATTCCCAAAGAAATGCGGCAGAAAAGTTAA